Proteins from a single region of Seriola aureovittata isolate HTS-2021-v1 ecotype China chromosome 9, ASM2101889v1, whole genome shotgun sequence:
- the agap2 gene encoding arf-GAP with GTPase, ANK repeat and PH domain-containing protein 2 isoform X4, whose amino-acid sequence MSGGGALQQRTTYLISLTLVKVEAVEENGGEAKNSTQGKEVEAGSGGGAGEEAGARVEAEDRAPAQAENGAGVVLGQPQRAEDGAVVKEEKLIDELKDGERKALSPLKDKLPSTVDVPSKGSEKPPSNLSIPLPAERTTIQKTKSAETDLTRVEKTLPTPEAKQCRSPSLTTTPPTEVCVEPSRTPTRTSLPIRPAGQRPVSLLKSHSSVATRGRDSRDGRERSPTSAQSLDRKDCRMPTRSPGPCRASWAEASRPEGWRDLRDEAQAGIPLDIGGGMAAVMRDIPRKERLKTGSTSLPAPATQAPKPARKGKSRTLDNSDLNSLSEDLGLAREAQQTQQGQRGSAKDRKMLKFISGIFTKSSSGAAGSSSTAPPVYIQRDSSEEEVNIANSQEWTLSRSIPELRLGILGSLKSGKSALVNKYITGSYAALEKADGGRYKKEVLVDGQSHLLLIREEAGSPDAQFCSWVDAVILVFSLENEASFKELYQLYSQLSAFRTDIPVIVVGTQDKISSTNPRVIEDQRARQLCIDVRHSLFYETCATYGFNVDRVFSEAAQKIVAQKKQAALQACKSLPNSPSHSGGSTPGSASLPGQNRDTDKKAGDPKGDLSSVRGVPIKQSILWKRSGSSLNKEWKKKYVTLSNNGTLSYHSSSSDYAQNIHGKEIDLLRVTVKVPGKRPPRAVAPVGPSPAPHGSVAGVNGLSKDPTAADSTSTVPQLCPATLSVVDDRSGGLSSQGGERGLQRCPSSLSTKAQSVDALEGTASHFAGKDPGQSSPMSDRKKNRRKKSMNQKGDAAVGQAEAKRKMWKLKSFGSLRNINKTEEENADFIIVSFTGQTWHFDAQSQEERDSWVSAIESQILASLQSCESGRNKARRSSQSEAVALQAIRNAKGNGLCVDCEAPNPTWASLNLGALICIECSGIHRNLGTHLSRVRSLDLDDWPGELTQVLAAIGNHMANSIWESCTQGRTKPTPNATREERESWIRAKYEQRAFVAPLRPASGTQLPEDTMPVWLLSAVTERDLPKLLLLLAHSTKELINAQLAGSTLPPRTALHAACQLGDVVMTQLLVWYGIDVKAKDNLGQTAMMMARKNGSKGCIDILHQHGCPNEMSPTTATPILSRRSSTASLGRTSSRKRVS is encoded by the exons ATGAGCGGAGGCGGCGCCCTGCAGCAACGCACCACCTACCTCATCTCCCTAACCCTGGTCAAGGTAGAGGCTGTGGAGGAGAATGGAGGGGAGGCCAAGAACAGCACCCAGGGGAAGGAGGTGGAGGCCGGGTCAGGAGGTGGGGCAGGGGAGGAGGCCGGGGCGAGAGTGGAGGCTGAAGATAGAGCTCCTGCACAGGCTGAGAATGGAGCTGGAGTGGTTTTAGGACAACCACAAAGAGCTGAGGATGGTGCTGTTGTGAAGGAGGAGAAGTTAATTGATGAACTCAAGGATGGGGAGAGAAAAGCCCTCAGCCCTTTGAAAGATAAACTACCCTCCACTGTTGATGTCCCGAGCAAAGGAAGTGAAAAGCCACCGAGCAACCTCTCAATCCCCTTACCTGCTGAGAGAACAACAATTCAGAAGACAAAGTCTGCAGAGACAGACTTGACAAGAGTGGAGAAGACACTTCCCACACCAGAGGCAAAGCAATGCAGGTCTCCATCTCTCACCACAACACCACcaacagaggtgtgtgtggagcccAGCCGCACCCCAACCAGGACCAGCCTCCCTATCCGCCCAGCGGGACAACGGCCTGTGAGTCTGCTCAAGTCTCACAGCAGCGTGGCCACCCGTGGCCGCGACTCCAGAGACGGTAGAGAGCGCAGCCCTACCTCAGCCCAGAGCCTCGACCGCAAGGACTGCCGCATGCCGACGCGCTCTCCAGGCCCCTGCAGGGCCTCGTGGGCCGAGGCGAGCAGGCCCGAGGGATGGAGGGACCTGCGGGATGAAGCTCAAGCTGGAATACCTCTAGACATTGGAGGTGGTATGGCTGCAGTGATGAGAGACATCCCCAGGAAGGAGAGACTAAAGACTGGTTCGACCTCCCTACCTGCGCCTGCTACCCAGGCCCCCAAACCGGCACGCAAAGGTAAAAGCCGCACGCTGGATAACAGCGACCTGAATAGCCTCTCTGAGGACCTGGGGTTGGCCAGGGAAGCCCAGCAGACACAGCAGGGCCAGCGAGGCTCCGCTAAAGACAGGAAGATGCTCAAGTTCATCAGTGGCATTTTCACAAAGAGCAGTTCGGGGGCAGCGGGGTCATCCTCCACAGCACCTCCTGTCTATATACAGAGAGACTCCAGCGAGGAGGAAG tAAATATTGCCAACAGCCAAGAGTGGACCCTGAGCAGATCCATCCCAGAGCTAAGACTG GGCATTTTGGGAAGTCTGAAAAGTGGAAAGTCAGCGTTGGTGAACAAATACATTACAGGCAGTTATGCTGCACTCGAGAAGGCTGATG GTGGCAGGTATAAAAAGGAAGTGCTGGTGGACGGACAGAGTCATTTATTATTGATCCGGGAGGAAGCCGGATCTCCTGATGCACAG TTCTGCAGCTGGGTTGACGCAGTGATCCTGGTCTTCAGCCTGGAGAATGAGGCCAGTTTCAAGGAGCTCTACCAGCTCTACAGCCAGCTCAGCGCTTTCCGCACAGACATCCCGGTCATAGTGGTCGGCACCCAAG ataaAATCAGCAGCACCAACCCCCGTGTGATTGAGGATCAGAGAGCCAGACAGTTGTGTATTGACGTCCGTCATTCGCTGTTTTACGAGACCTGCGCCACCTATGGGTTCAACGTCGACCGAGTGTTTTCAGAGG ctgcCCAGAAGATTGTAGCTCAGAAGAAGCAGGCGGCGCTGCAAGCCTGCAAGTCTCTTCCCAACTCGCCCAGTCACTCTGGAGGCTCCACACCTGGATCAGCATCGCTCCCTGGCCAG AACCGGGACACGGATAAGAAAGCTGGCGATCCTAAAGGAGACCTGAGCAGCGTGCGGGGCGTTCCCATCAAACAG AGCATCCTGTGGAAGAGAAGTGGTAGCTCTCTGAATAAGGAGTGGAAGAAGAAATACGTCACCCTGTCCAACAATGGCACGCTGTCTTACCACTCCAGCTCCAGC GACTACGCACAGAATATCCATGGAAAAGAAATAGACCTGCTTCGTGTGACAGTTAAAGTTCCTGGGAAACGTCCTCCGAGAGCCGTCGCTCCTGTGGGCCCCTCACCTGCGCCCCATGGCTCTGTAGCTGGAGTTAACGGGCTGAGTAAGGACCCGACAGCCGCTGATAGCACCAGCACAG tTCCTCAGTTGTGTCCAGCCACCCTGTCAGTGGTTGACGATCGGTCTGGTGGTTTGTCCTCTCAAGGCGGAGAGAGAGGACTTCAGCGCTGCCCCTCCTCGCTGTCCACCAAAGCACAAAGTGTTG ATGCTCTTGAAGGGACCGCCAGTCATTTTGCTGGAAAAGACCCCGGCCAGTCGTCCCCCATGAGCGACAGGAAGAagaacaggaggaagaagagcatGAATCAGAAAGGAGATGCAGCTGTTGGTCAAGCTGAAG CCAAACGCAAAATGTGGAAATTAAAGAGCTTTGGTAGCTTGAGAAACATTAATAAGACAG aggaggagaatgCAGACTTTATCATTGTGTCGTTTACTGGGCAGACGTGGCACTTTGACGCTCAGAGCCAGGAGGAAAGGGACTCGTGGGTGTCGGCTATAGAGAGCCAGATCCTGGCGAGTCTGCAGTCCTGTGAGAGCGGCAGAAAcaag gCGCGTAGGAGCAGTCAGAGTGAGGCTGTAGCGCTTCAGGCCATCCGTAACGCCAAGGGCAACGGTCTGTGTGTGGACTGCGAAGCACCGA ATCCCACCTGGGCCAGTCTCAATCTGGGTGCACTGATCTGTATTGAGTGCTCGGGGATCCATCGAAACCTGGGGACTCACCTGTCTCGCGTCCGCTCGCTGGACCTGGATGACTGGCCCGGAGAGCTCACACAAGTACTGGCCGCCATCGGAAACCACATGGCCAACAGCATCTGGGAGAGCTGCACGCAGGGCAGAACCAAACCCACGCCTAACGCAACACG TGAGGAAAGAGAGTCCTGGATTCGTGCCAAGTATGAACAGCGGGCGTTTGTGGCACCTCTTCGGCCGGCCTCTGGTACTCAGCTGCCAGAGGACACTATGCCGGTGTGGCTGCTGTCTGCAGTCACCGAGAGAGATCTGCCCAAGCTGTTGCTTCTTCTGGCCCACAGCACCAAGGAACTGATCAATGCTCAACTGGCCGGGTCGACTTTGCCACCTCGCACGGCCCTGCACGCTGCTTGTCAGCTGGGAGATGTAGTCATGACCCAGCTGCTCGTCTGG TACGGAATCGACGTGAAAGCGAAAGATAACCTCGGCCAGACAGCCATGATGATGGCAAGAAAAAACGGGAGCAAAGGCTGCATTGATATTTTGCATCAACACGGCTGTCCGAACGAGATGTCCCCTACCACTGCCACACCTATCCTCTCCCGCCGCTCCAGCACCGCCAGCCTGGGCCGAACCAGCTCCAGGAAACGGGTGTCGTAG
- the agap2 gene encoding arf-GAP with GTPase, ANK repeat and PH domain-containing protein 2 isoform X3 gives MSGGGALQQRTTYLISLTLVKVEAVEENGGEAKNSTQGKEVEAGSGGGAGEEAGARVEAEDRAPAQAENGAGVVLGQPQRAEDGAVVKEEKLIDELKDGERKALSPLKDKLPSTVDVPSKGSEKPPSNLSIPLPAERTTIQKTKSAETDLTRVEKTLPTPEAKQCRSPSLTTTPPTEVCVEPSRTPTRTSLPIRPAGQRPVSLLKSHSSVATRGRDSRDGRERSPTSAQSLDRKDCRMPTRSPGPCRASWAEASRPEGWRDLRDEAQAGIPLDIGGGMAAVMRDIPRKERLKTGSTSLPAPATQAPKPARKGKSRTLDNSDLNSLSEDLGLAREAQQTQQGQRGSAKDRKMLKFISGIFTKSSSGAAGSSSTAPPVYIQRDSSEEEVNIANSQEWTLSRSIPELRLGILGSLKSGKSALVNKYITGSYAALEKADGGRYKKEVLVDGQSHLLLIREEAGSPDAQFCSWVDAVILVFSLENEASFKELYQLYSQLSAFRTDIPVIVVGTQDKISSTNPRVIEDQRARQLCIDVRHSLFYETCATYGFNVDRVFSEAAQKIVAQKKQAALQACKSLPNSPSHSGGSTPGSASLPGQASNGPSSGYAYSLPSTPVVGHRELRLTQGEGGGSVNSRALKGIPRRPSLFKNRDTDKKAGDPKGDLSSVRGVPIKQSILWKRSGSSLNKEWKKKYVTLSNNGTLSYHSSSSDYAQNIHGKEIDLLRVTVKVPGKRPPRAVAPVGPSPAPHGSVAGVNGLSKDPTAADSTSTVPQLCPATLSVVDDRSGGLSSQGGERGLQRCPSSLSTKAQSVDALEGTASHFAGKDPGQSSPMSDRKKNRRKKSMNQKGDAAVGQAEEEENADFIIVSFTGQTWHFDAQSQEERDSWVSAIESQILASLQSCESGRNKARRSSQSEAVALQAIRNAKGNGLCVDCEAPNPTWASLNLGALICIECSGIHRNLGTHLSRVRSLDLDDWPGELTQVLAAIGNHMANSIWESCTQGRTKPTPNATREERESWIRAKYEQRAFVAPLRPASGTQLPEDTMPVWLLSAVTERDLPKLLLLLAHSTKELINAQLAGSTLPPRTALHAACQLGDVVMTQLLVWYGIDVKAKDNLGQTAMMMARKNGSKGCIDILHQHGCPNEMSPTTATPILSRRSSTASLGRTSSRKRVS, from the exons ATGAGCGGAGGCGGCGCCCTGCAGCAACGCACCACCTACCTCATCTCCCTAACCCTGGTCAAGGTAGAGGCTGTGGAGGAGAATGGAGGGGAGGCCAAGAACAGCACCCAGGGGAAGGAGGTGGAGGCCGGGTCAGGAGGTGGGGCAGGGGAGGAGGCCGGGGCGAGAGTGGAGGCTGAAGATAGAGCTCCTGCACAGGCTGAGAATGGAGCTGGAGTGGTTTTAGGACAACCACAAAGAGCTGAGGATGGTGCTGTTGTGAAGGAGGAGAAGTTAATTGATGAACTCAAGGATGGGGAGAGAAAAGCCCTCAGCCCTTTGAAAGATAAACTACCCTCCACTGTTGATGTCCCGAGCAAAGGAAGTGAAAAGCCACCGAGCAACCTCTCAATCCCCTTACCTGCTGAGAGAACAACAATTCAGAAGACAAAGTCTGCAGAGACAGACTTGACAAGAGTGGAGAAGACACTTCCCACACCAGAGGCAAAGCAATGCAGGTCTCCATCTCTCACCACAACACCACcaacagaggtgtgtgtggagcccAGCCGCACCCCAACCAGGACCAGCCTCCCTATCCGCCCAGCGGGACAACGGCCTGTGAGTCTGCTCAAGTCTCACAGCAGCGTGGCCACCCGTGGCCGCGACTCCAGAGACGGTAGAGAGCGCAGCCCTACCTCAGCCCAGAGCCTCGACCGCAAGGACTGCCGCATGCCGACGCGCTCTCCAGGCCCCTGCAGGGCCTCGTGGGCCGAGGCGAGCAGGCCCGAGGGATGGAGGGACCTGCGGGATGAAGCTCAAGCTGGAATACCTCTAGACATTGGAGGTGGTATGGCTGCAGTGATGAGAGACATCCCCAGGAAGGAGAGACTAAAGACTGGTTCGACCTCCCTACCTGCGCCTGCTACCCAGGCCCCCAAACCGGCACGCAAAGGTAAAAGCCGCACGCTGGATAACAGCGACCTGAATAGCCTCTCTGAGGACCTGGGGTTGGCCAGGGAAGCCCAGCAGACACAGCAGGGCCAGCGAGGCTCCGCTAAAGACAGGAAGATGCTCAAGTTCATCAGTGGCATTTTCACAAAGAGCAGTTCGGGGGCAGCGGGGTCATCCTCCACAGCACCTCCTGTCTATATACAGAGAGACTCCAGCGAGGAGGAAG tAAATATTGCCAACAGCCAAGAGTGGACCCTGAGCAGATCCATCCCAGAGCTAAGACTG GGCATTTTGGGAAGTCTGAAAAGTGGAAAGTCAGCGTTGGTGAACAAATACATTACAGGCAGTTATGCTGCACTCGAGAAGGCTGATG GTGGCAGGTATAAAAAGGAAGTGCTGGTGGACGGACAGAGTCATTTATTATTGATCCGGGAGGAAGCCGGATCTCCTGATGCACAG TTCTGCAGCTGGGTTGACGCAGTGATCCTGGTCTTCAGCCTGGAGAATGAGGCCAGTTTCAAGGAGCTCTACCAGCTCTACAGCCAGCTCAGCGCTTTCCGCACAGACATCCCGGTCATAGTGGTCGGCACCCAAG ataaAATCAGCAGCACCAACCCCCGTGTGATTGAGGATCAGAGAGCCAGACAGTTGTGTATTGACGTCCGTCATTCGCTGTTTTACGAGACCTGCGCCACCTATGGGTTCAACGTCGACCGAGTGTTTTCAGAGG ctgcCCAGAAGATTGTAGCTCAGAAGAAGCAGGCGGCGCTGCAAGCCTGCAAGTCTCTTCCCAACTCGCCCAGTCACTCTGGAGGCTCCACACCTGGATCAGCATCGCTCCCTGGCCAG gcCAGTAATGGCCCTAGTAGTGGCTACGCCtactccctcccctccacccctgTGGTCGGTCACAGAGAGCTGCGACTTACgcagggagaggggggaggcagTGTCAACTCTCGTGCGCTGAAGGGCATCCCCAGACGACCCTCCCTCTTCAAG AACCGGGACACGGATAAGAAAGCTGGCGATCCTAAAGGAGACCTGAGCAGCGTGCGGGGCGTTCCCATCAAACAG AGCATCCTGTGGAAGAGAAGTGGTAGCTCTCTGAATAAGGAGTGGAAGAAGAAATACGTCACCCTGTCCAACAATGGCACGCTGTCTTACCACTCCAGCTCCAGC GACTACGCACAGAATATCCATGGAAAAGAAATAGACCTGCTTCGTGTGACAGTTAAAGTTCCTGGGAAACGTCCTCCGAGAGCCGTCGCTCCTGTGGGCCCCTCACCTGCGCCCCATGGCTCTGTAGCTGGAGTTAACGGGCTGAGTAAGGACCCGACAGCCGCTGATAGCACCAGCACAG tTCCTCAGTTGTGTCCAGCCACCCTGTCAGTGGTTGACGATCGGTCTGGTGGTTTGTCCTCTCAAGGCGGAGAGAGAGGACTTCAGCGCTGCCCCTCCTCGCTGTCCACCAAAGCACAAAGTGTTG ATGCTCTTGAAGGGACCGCCAGTCATTTTGCTGGAAAAGACCCCGGCCAGTCGTCCCCCATGAGCGACAGGAAGAagaacaggaggaagaagagcatGAATCAGAAAGGAGATGCAGCTGTTGGTCAAGCTGAAG aggaggagaatgCAGACTTTATCATTGTGTCGTTTACTGGGCAGACGTGGCACTTTGACGCTCAGAGCCAGGAGGAAAGGGACTCGTGGGTGTCGGCTATAGAGAGCCAGATCCTGGCGAGTCTGCAGTCCTGTGAGAGCGGCAGAAAcaag gCGCGTAGGAGCAGTCAGAGTGAGGCTGTAGCGCTTCAGGCCATCCGTAACGCCAAGGGCAACGGTCTGTGTGTGGACTGCGAAGCACCGA ATCCCACCTGGGCCAGTCTCAATCTGGGTGCACTGATCTGTATTGAGTGCTCGGGGATCCATCGAAACCTGGGGACTCACCTGTCTCGCGTCCGCTCGCTGGACCTGGATGACTGGCCCGGAGAGCTCACACAAGTACTGGCCGCCATCGGAAACCACATGGCCAACAGCATCTGGGAGAGCTGCACGCAGGGCAGAACCAAACCCACGCCTAACGCAACACG TGAGGAAAGAGAGTCCTGGATTCGTGCCAAGTATGAACAGCGGGCGTTTGTGGCACCTCTTCGGCCGGCCTCTGGTACTCAGCTGCCAGAGGACACTATGCCGGTGTGGCTGCTGTCTGCAGTCACCGAGAGAGATCTGCCCAAGCTGTTGCTTCTTCTGGCCCACAGCACCAAGGAACTGATCAATGCTCAACTGGCCGGGTCGACTTTGCCACCTCGCACGGCCCTGCACGCTGCTTGTCAGCTGGGAGATGTAGTCATGACCCAGCTGCTCGTCTGG TACGGAATCGACGTGAAAGCGAAAGATAACCTCGGCCAGACAGCCATGATGATGGCAAGAAAAAACGGGAGCAAAGGCTGCATTGATATTTTGCATCAACACGGCTGTCCGAACGAGATGTCCCCTACCACTGCCACACCTATCCTCTCCCGCCGCTCCAGCACCGCCAGCCTGGGCCGAACCAGCTCCAGGAAACGGGTGTCGTAG
- the agap2 gene encoding arf-GAP with GTPase, ANK repeat and PH domain-containing protein 2 isoform X1 has translation MSGGGALQQRTTYLISLTLVKVEAVEENGGEAKNSTQGKEVEAGSGGGAGEEAGARVEAEDRAPAQAENGAGVVLGQPQRAEDGAVVKEEKLIDELKDGERKALSPLKDKLPSTVDVPSKGSEKPPSNLSIPLPAERTTIQKTKSAETDLTRVEKTLPTPEAKQCRSPSLTTTPPTEVCVEPSRTPTRTSLPIRPAGQRPVSLLKSHSSVATRGRDSRDGRERSPTSAQSLDRKDCRMPTRSPGPCRASWAEASRPEGWRDLRDEAQAGIPLDIGGGMAAVMRDIPRKERLKTGSTSLPAPATQAPKPARKGKSRTLDNSDLNSLSEDLGLAREAQQTQQGQRGSAKDRKMLKFISGIFTKSSSGAAGSSSTAPPVYIQRDSSEEEVNIANSQEWTLSRSIPELRLGILGSLKSGKSALVNKYITGSYAALEKADGGRYKKEVLVDGQSHLLLIREEAGSPDAQFCSWVDAVILVFSLENEASFKELYQLYSQLSAFRTDIPVIVVGTQDKISSTNPRVIEDQRARQLCIDVRHSLFYETCATYGFNVDRVFSEAAQKIVAQKKQAALQACKSLPNSPSHSGGSTPGSASLPGQASNGPSSGYAYSLPSTPVVGHRELRLTQGEGGGSVNSRALKGIPRRPSLFKNRDTDKKAGDPKGDLSSVRGVPIKQSILWKRSGSSLNKEWKKKYVTLSNNGTLSYHSSSSDYAQNIHGKEIDLLRVTVKVPGKRPPRAVAPVGPSPAPHGSVAGVNGLSKDPTAADSTSTVPQLCPATLSVVDDRSGGLSSQGGERGLQRCPSSLSTKAQSVDALEGTASHFAGKDPGQSSPMSDRKKNRRKKSMNQKGDAAVGQAEAKRKMWKLKSFGSLRNINKTEEENADFIIVSFTGQTWHFDAQSQEERDSWVSAIESQILASLQSCESGRNKARRSSQSEAVALQAIRNAKGNGLCVDCEAPNPTWASLNLGALICIECSGIHRNLGTHLSRVRSLDLDDWPGELTQVLAAIGNHMANSIWESCTQGRTKPTPNATREERESWIRAKYEQRAFVAPLRPASGTQLPEDTMPVWLLSAVTERDLPKLLLLLAHSTKELINAQLAGSTLPPRTALHAACQLGDVVMTQLLVWYGIDVKAKDNLGQTAMMMARKNGSKGCIDILHQHGCPNEMSPTTATPILSRRSSTASLGRTSSRKRVS, from the exons ATGAGCGGAGGCGGCGCCCTGCAGCAACGCACCACCTACCTCATCTCCCTAACCCTGGTCAAGGTAGAGGCTGTGGAGGAGAATGGAGGGGAGGCCAAGAACAGCACCCAGGGGAAGGAGGTGGAGGCCGGGTCAGGAGGTGGGGCAGGGGAGGAGGCCGGGGCGAGAGTGGAGGCTGAAGATAGAGCTCCTGCACAGGCTGAGAATGGAGCTGGAGTGGTTTTAGGACAACCACAAAGAGCTGAGGATGGTGCTGTTGTGAAGGAGGAGAAGTTAATTGATGAACTCAAGGATGGGGAGAGAAAAGCCCTCAGCCCTTTGAAAGATAAACTACCCTCCACTGTTGATGTCCCGAGCAAAGGAAGTGAAAAGCCACCGAGCAACCTCTCAATCCCCTTACCTGCTGAGAGAACAACAATTCAGAAGACAAAGTCTGCAGAGACAGACTTGACAAGAGTGGAGAAGACACTTCCCACACCAGAGGCAAAGCAATGCAGGTCTCCATCTCTCACCACAACACCACcaacagaggtgtgtgtggagcccAGCCGCACCCCAACCAGGACCAGCCTCCCTATCCGCCCAGCGGGACAACGGCCTGTGAGTCTGCTCAAGTCTCACAGCAGCGTGGCCACCCGTGGCCGCGACTCCAGAGACGGTAGAGAGCGCAGCCCTACCTCAGCCCAGAGCCTCGACCGCAAGGACTGCCGCATGCCGACGCGCTCTCCAGGCCCCTGCAGGGCCTCGTGGGCCGAGGCGAGCAGGCCCGAGGGATGGAGGGACCTGCGGGATGAAGCTCAAGCTGGAATACCTCTAGACATTGGAGGTGGTATGGCTGCAGTGATGAGAGACATCCCCAGGAAGGAGAGACTAAAGACTGGTTCGACCTCCCTACCTGCGCCTGCTACCCAGGCCCCCAAACCGGCACGCAAAGGTAAAAGCCGCACGCTGGATAACAGCGACCTGAATAGCCTCTCTGAGGACCTGGGGTTGGCCAGGGAAGCCCAGCAGACACAGCAGGGCCAGCGAGGCTCCGCTAAAGACAGGAAGATGCTCAAGTTCATCAGTGGCATTTTCACAAAGAGCAGTTCGGGGGCAGCGGGGTCATCCTCCACAGCACCTCCTGTCTATATACAGAGAGACTCCAGCGAGGAGGAAG tAAATATTGCCAACAGCCAAGAGTGGACCCTGAGCAGATCCATCCCAGAGCTAAGACTG GGCATTTTGGGAAGTCTGAAAAGTGGAAAGTCAGCGTTGGTGAACAAATACATTACAGGCAGTTATGCTGCACTCGAGAAGGCTGATG GTGGCAGGTATAAAAAGGAAGTGCTGGTGGACGGACAGAGTCATTTATTATTGATCCGGGAGGAAGCCGGATCTCCTGATGCACAG TTCTGCAGCTGGGTTGACGCAGTGATCCTGGTCTTCAGCCTGGAGAATGAGGCCAGTTTCAAGGAGCTCTACCAGCTCTACAGCCAGCTCAGCGCTTTCCGCACAGACATCCCGGTCATAGTGGTCGGCACCCAAG ataaAATCAGCAGCACCAACCCCCGTGTGATTGAGGATCAGAGAGCCAGACAGTTGTGTATTGACGTCCGTCATTCGCTGTTTTACGAGACCTGCGCCACCTATGGGTTCAACGTCGACCGAGTGTTTTCAGAGG ctgcCCAGAAGATTGTAGCTCAGAAGAAGCAGGCGGCGCTGCAAGCCTGCAAGTCTCTTCCCAACTCGCCCAGTCACTCTGGAGGCTCCACACCTGGATCAGCATCGCTCCCTGGCCAG gcCAGTAATGGCCCTAGTAGTGGCTACGCCtactccctcccctccacccctgTGGTCGGTCACAGAGAGCTGCGACTTACgcagggagaggggggaggcagTGTCAACTCTCGTGCGCTGAAGGGCATCCCCAGACGACCCTCCCTCTTCAAG AACCGGGACACGGATAAGAAAGCTGGCGATCCTAAAGGAGACCTGAGCAGCGTGCGGGGCGTTCCCATCAAACAG AGCATCCTGTGGAAGAGAAGTGGTAGCTCTCTGAATAAGGAGTGGAAGAAGAAATACGTCACCCTGTCCAACAATGGCACGCTGTCTTACCACTCCAGCTCCAGC GACTACGCACAGAATATCCATGGAAAAGAAATAGACCTGCTTCGTGTGACAGTTAAAGTTCCTGGGAAACGTCCTCCGAGAGCCGTCGCTCCTGTGGGCCCCTCACCTGCGCCCCATGGCTCTGTAGCTGGAGTTAACGGGCTGAGTAAGGACCCGACAGCCGCTGATAGCACCAGCACAG tTCCTCAGTTGTGTCCAGCCACCCTGTCAGTGGTTGACGATCGGTCTGGTGGTTTGTCCTCTCAAGGCGGAGAGAGAGGACTTCAGCGCTGCCCCTCCTCGCTGTCCACCAAAGCACAAAGTGTTG ATGCTCTTGAAGGGACCGCCAGTCATTTTGCTGGAAAAGACCCCGGCCAGTCGTCCCCCATGAGCGACAGGAAGAagaacaggaggaagaagagcatGAATCAGAAAGGAGATGCAGCTGTTGGTCAAGCTGAAG CCAAACGCAAAATGTGGAAATTAAAGAGCTTTGGTAGCTTGAGAAACATTAATAAGACAG aggaggagaatgCAGACTTTATCATTGTGTCGTTTACTGGGCAGACGTGGCACTTTGACGCTCAGAGCCAGGAGGAAAGGGACTCGTGGGTGTCGGCTATAGAGAGCCAGATCCTGGCGAGTCTGCAGTCCTGTGAGAGCGGCAGAAAcaag gCGCGTAGGAGCAGTCAGAGTGAGGCTGTAGCGCTTCAGGCCATCCGTAACGCCAAGGGCAACGGTCTGTGTGTGGACTGCGAAGCACCGA ATCCCACCTGGGCCAGTCTCAATCTGGGTGCACTGATCTGTATTGAGTGCTCGGGGATCCATCGAAACCTGGGGACTCACCTGTCTCGCGTCCGCTCGCTGGACCTGGATGACTGGCCCGGAGAGCTCACACAAGTACTGGCCGCCATCGGAAACCACATGGCCAACAGCATCTGGGAGAGCTGCACGCAGGGCAGAACCAAACCCACGCCTAACGCAACACG TGAGGAAAGAGAGTCCTGGATTCGTGCCAAGTATGAACAGCGGGCGTTTGTGGCACCTCTTCGGCCGGCCTCTGGTACTCAGCTGCCAGAGGACACTATGCCGGTGTGGCTGCTGTCTGCAGTCACCGAGAGAGATCTGCCCAAGCTGTTGCTTCTTCTGGCCCACAGCACCAAGGAACTGATCAATGCTCAACTGGCCGGGTCGACTTTGCCACCTCGCACGGCCCTGCACGCTGCTTGTCAGCTGGGAGATGTAGTCATGACCCAGCTGCTCGTCTGG TACGGAATCGACGTGAAAGCGAAAGATAACCTCGGCCAGACAGCCATGATGATGGCAAGAAAAAACGGGAGCAAAGGCTGCATTGATATTTTGCATCAACACGGCTGTCCGAACGAGATGTCCCCTACCACTGCCACACCTATCCTCTCCCGCCGCTCCAGCACCGCCAGCCTGGGCCGAACCAGCTCCAGGAAACGGGTGTCGTAG